The DNA sequence GGTGCGGTAGGGTAAAGCgaccgcttctcacgccagagatgcgggcgggttcgaatcccctCGCTGACATGAGTTTTTTTTGGAATTGAAGTATAACttcctacctacctagttacaaCGTAACatagctcttacggtgaaggaaaacattgtgaggaaacctgcacatgcGTATCCTAGTGCATTGTACCTACTCAttaaaaaacggcgatatacGGCACCGTCGTCGTGACCTATCACGTGAaaacaaatgtacagcgaaaagcacCTCTGACTATCCCTTAGGGGATTACAGAgcataattacttatattattatgttactaTTTAGTTAACTAACTAGTtataactataggtaggtacataaaaaaaatatatccatCGTCAATATAAGTAGTTACATATACTTTCCAAGATATTGACTCTGGGAGCAAGGACAATAGACAAGGAAcattaactaggtacttaggtactacttCTGTAACGAGAAGCTCTGGAGCCCATTCATCTGCAACACAATGAGTTTAGTGGACGATGGCGATGCACCTAcgtatataagtacctatatattgtACCACCTAGCTATATGTCTACATACCGTCGaatgcaacacaataaaaacaatcatTAAATGGTACTACCTACGTAGCATTGCATGGAATTCGCCAAAGTGCGCAGGTCCACAGTGCACGCATGCGCCGCAGCCCACCTATACCCAGAAACAAGGTAATCAGTTCAGCATGGGTTGACGCCGCAACATGAGGGGAGGCAGTTCCGAGAGGCTCGTCGCGCGGCCGACGCGCCGCCGCGGCGAGACCCGAGCCAAGCTGACGCGCTACATCACCATCACGCTCGCGACGCTgctgggcggcggcgcctcCGCGCTGCTCTTCCTCGTGCCGCTGTACGCCGACCCCGCGCTCAGCGCGCTCGCCGCGGACTTCGACCCGGTCCCCGCCGAGTGCGTGACGGAGCGCCGCGACGACCGCCTCGGCCTCGACAACTGCACCTGGGCCTCGTGCCGCGAGGGCTGCACCAGCGACGCCTACAAGTGCACGCAATTACACGTCAAATACAAGCCGTACAGCGAGGAATGGCGGCCAGCGATCCTGTTCGTCAACATAAAAGGCTGTGGGTATCCGCCGATGGTGGATTGTGAGAACTTTACGACGAGTTACGGGTTCGTGGGGGCGAGGTACCCTTGTTTCTGGTCGCGGGCGGATGATAGTGTGGTGGTGCCGCGGTGGTCGCGCGGGGAGCAGGTGGCCACGGTCACGCGCACGCTGGCGCTGCCGCTGTTCCTGGCCGGCTGCGCGGGCATCGGGCTGTGCGCGCTGCACTGCGAGTGCCGCCCGCGGAgacgccgccgcccgccacgccgcccgccgcgcctgcCAACCCTCTCGCCGGACGACACCTCCGTCTACCGATTAGCTTAGCGGAAAATTTAGTCTTAGGTAAAGAAATAACTGGCACAAAtaccttattttattattattaaccacTGGAGTTTAATAGATGTTCGGAAGGTTTAAatgttattgtaaatattgtacCTGCTGAGAGTGTAAATAAAAAGTGATTAAATAACAAGAGATTGCACTTTTTTATTCTGGTTAACTTTCGCGTAAGTatattttgcaacaccatttAGGTTACCTAATAAAGgtgtaataaaataaggtTTACAAGCGTTCTTTTAGAAAGTCGATGGCTCGAGAGTTAACTACATGAATCAGTTTAGTGGGTCATCTTGAATGCCTATTGGTTCAATTTGGTTTTAGGTTGAAGGCTGCATTTGCCTGTCATTAAATAATGGGGGTAGCTTGGGGCTAGCGTAGGATTCGTAGGAACCTTGTACTTATGCACGAATAGTTACATACCGccgattgtactatttattttattttctatgtttatgaaactgtttctgtttgtgtgcaataaagagtattttatctttattatgtTCCTAGGTCCTAGGTGAGTAGTTATTGAATATCATGGaagtaatataagtacttatgacTTCCATGTtgaatatacttaggtaccatATTGAAGCTTTacttttaagtaagtaccttttATAGTAGAAGACTTCCCTGTCTATTGTCTATACAGAATGTAtagttatatacttacatccTTTTGAAGTTTTTTTGATTTGTGAGGTAGCTAGGTACTCTAGGTAGTCTTTCGCTACCTCAGCAACCAATTCtataagtattctattctattatctttGGGGGtttaagtacctgcacctggcccTCTCGAGTGGAagctttgtgcatatccccaaggtctaaactgcctttctaagcttggagcatttcccaccacgctggtccactgcgggttggtgggttcacatattatctatgTATGTGTGCTAaatagatatgcaggtttcctcacgatgttttccttcactgggtatatatatgtcgcaggcaactggtttaatctcctgtttgattgaaccactagcccgttcattggatggcgctattcagttgtatgactaaaggacaactgactgaacgtcattcagcgaagtcgttgaatgggatatagtatagcaactttgtaatgtctggttagggtgaacatgaccagacaagagtcaacaaaaagactatgttacaaagctctcatctcacaaattaactaaacaataacaataaacgttccttcatattgttgttcataattatccagcttcgccactttttttctttgaaactttccgcccgcggcgtaataattggtaaatccatgttttcacactattttaacacaaataacgcactttaaagctaatttatttgcaaaaaactaacaaaataggtgctttttgtgtcagctgttagctgttagacgccatatttgttttattcaccacctgactgattttaagtcagctaactagttggacgttttgtgacgcttgtacaatcaacgttcggcctagtcatacaactgaacagcgccatccaatgaacgggctagtggttcaatcaaacaggagattaaaccagttgcctgcgacatatatatcccattcaacgactccgctgaatgacgttcagtcaagacgtcgaacgttacaatcaacgacttgacgagttgtcctttagtcatacaactgagtagcgtcatccaatgaacgggctagcggttcaatcaaacaggagattaaaccagatgcctgcgacatatatataagtgcg is a window from the Plutella xylostella chromosome 7, ilPluXylo3.1, whole genome shotgun sequence genome containing:
- the LOC105398283 gene encoding protein tipE, with product MRGGSSERLVARPTRRRGETRAKLTRYITITLATLLGGGASALLFLVPLYADPALSALAADFDPVPAECVTERRDDRLGLDNCTWASCREGCTSDAYKCTQLHVKYKPYSEEWRPAILFVNIKGCGYPPMVDCENFTTSYGFVGARYPCFWSRADDSVVVPRWSRGEQVATVTRTLALPLFLAGCAGIGLCALHCECRPRRRRRPPRRPPRLPTLSPDDTSVYRLA